Proteins encoded together in one Microbacterium sp. zg-Y625 window:
- a CDS encoding ABC transporter permease, which produces MSLVGTVRSEKTKQFSTSSWWILAIVLVVYVGSTASALAFFFAASATGQLGGADAPQMPAETLPPLLYSLATAMGYVFPLLIGTLMVTTEIRHQTLTPTFLATPRRGRVLAAKLIVGAALGLLYGVIGVLSSVVPSAALLSVQGVDTQLGESDTWAMVARMLAAFVLWVFIGIAVGALVRNQIVAIVGVLVFTQFVEPIARTLVPFVEGAGDVVRFLPGAASDALVGASLYNAEAIMGTSGGDTLEWWAGGLVLLIVAAVLLVLAYLFSWRRDVA; this is translated from the coding sequence ATGAGCCTCGTCGGCACGGTCAGATCCGAGAAGACCAAGCAGTTCTCGACGTCGTCCTGGTGGATCCTCGCGATCGTGCTCGTCGTCTACGTCGGATCCACGGCCTCGGCGCTGGCGTTCTTCTTCGCCGCCTCGGCCACCGGCCAGCTGGGCGGAGCCGACGCCCCGCAGATGCCGGCCGAGACCCTGCCCCCGCTGCTCTACAGCCTCGCCACGGCGATGGGGTACGTCTTTCCGCTCCTCATCGGCACGCTCATGGTGACCACCGAGATCCGCCACCAGACGCTCACCCCCACGTTCCTGGCGACCCCCCGTCGCGGCCGGGTGCTGGCGGCCAAGCTCATCGTGGGCGCTGCCCTCGGCCTGCTGTACGGCGTCATCGGCGTGCTGTCGTCGGTCGTCCCGTCGGCCGCGCTGCTGTCGGTTCAGGGGGTCGACACCCAGCTCGGCGAAAGCGACACCTGGGCGATGGTCGCGCGCATGCTCGCCGCGTTCGTGCTCTGGGTGTTCATCGGCATCGCGGTCGGCGCGCTCGTGCGCAACCAGATCGTCGCGATCGTCGGCGTGCTGGTCTTCACCCAGTTCGTGGAGCCCATCGCCCGCACGCTCGTGCCGTTCGTCGAGGGCGCCGGTGACGTGGTGCGCTTCCTGCCCGGCGCGGCATCCGATGCCCTCGTCGGAGCGAGCCTGTACAACGCCGAGGCGATCATGGGGACGAGCGGCGGCGACACGCTCGAGTGGTGGGCGGGCGGCCTCGTGCTGCTCATCGTCGCCGCGGTGCTGCTGGTGCTGGCATACCTCTTCAGCTGGCGCCGCGACGTGGCCTGA
- the cofG gene encoding 7,8-didemethyl-8-hydroxy-5-deazariboflavin synthase CofG, producing MTLAQPAPPAATVHDILDRAADGALLDADDAEMLLQASGDAFDRLLDIAARLRDEGLAASGRPGVITYSRKVFVPLTTLCRDRCHYCVFVDTPGQLAAQHKPLYMTEAQVLSVVRQGQAQGCKEALLTLGDRPEDRWPAARAWLDDHGYSSTLDYVGTMARLITAETGMLVHLNPGVMGHDEILALRPTAPSMGMMLETTSTRLYTEPGQVHFGSPDKDPAVRLRVIDDVGRARVPFTTGILVGIGETLRDRAESLVALRDAHARHGHVQEVIVQNFRAKPRTAAQSAPDAGLREYVAAVAVARLVLGPRMRVQVPPNLSDPTEFALLVRAGADDWGGVSPVTADHVNPERPWPHLDDLARRTAELGFTLRERLTAHPEYIHRADEWLDPAMHGPVAALADPVSGLAAVASAEPGVHNVGNPGDNAADGPVSAPSGPDRRRSARAGRAHNIGANVGAAGAAGAAAGAGVHNTGATGGAGSGAAARAGVHNVGDPLDNAAGGPVSGPSGPDRRRSARASAGTATIARLAEEAAGDPLSLGDDDWERLLLATGADLESVVATADDVRRYTVGEAVSLVVNRNLTSSGFRSRGAAAPGEFDLADVAAIARDAADLGATELCVQGLLPATEDAAAYLDIARAVKAAAPGIHLHAYRPQDVWDLADRGGLGLDDALAALRDAGVDTVPGTGVKVAAERVRAALFPTDLEVDRWIEGISAAHRHGFRSTSVLFYGHVETAAERVAHLRLLRRLQDAATAARAGGGFTEFVPIPLPGTAGGVPLVPGRTPIDEHRAMVAVARLALNGSIPHIQVPWPRLGREAVAVLLRAGADDLGGTLLDGRVRPDTGIEHGQELPASEAARMAARLMRPFRLRTTDYGTPMPTATPATAAPPTPASTP from the coding sequence GTGACCCTTGCGCAGCCCGCTCCCCCGGCGGCGACAGTCCATGACATCCTCGACAGGGCGGCCGACGGCGCCCTGCTCGATGCCGATGACGCCGAGATGCTGCTGCAGGCGTCGGGTGACGCGTTCGACCGACTGCTCGACATCGCCGCGCGGCTGCGCGACGAGGGCCTGGCGGCATCCGGTCGGCCCGGTGTCATCACTTACTCCCGCAAGGTCTTCGTTCCCCTGACGACGCTGTGCCGCGACCGCTGCCACTACTGCGTCTTCGTCGACACACCGGGCCAGCTGGCCGCCCAGCACAAGCCGCTGTACATGACCGAGGCGCAGGTGCTGTCGGTCGTCCGTCAGGGGCAGGCGCAGGGATGCAAGGAAGCGCTGCTCACCCTCGGCGACCGCCCCGAGGACCGCTGGCCCGCCGCGCGCGCCTGGCTCGACGACCACGGCTACTCCTCGACGCTGGATTACGTCGGCACGATGGCCCGGCTCATCACGGCCGAGACCGGCATGCTCGTGCACCTGAACCCGGGGGTCATGGGCCACGACGAGATCCTCGCGCTGCGGCCGACCGCCCCCTCGATGGGCATGATGCTCGAGACGACCTCGACGCGCCTGTACACCGAACCCGGTCAGGTGCACTTCGGCTCGCCCGACAAGGACCCCGCCGTGCGACTGCGGGTCATCGACGATGTCGGCCGGGCGCGGGTGCCGTTCACCACCGGCATCCTCGTCGGAATCGGCGAGACCCTGCGCGACCGGGCGGAATCGCTCGTGGCGCTCCGCGACGCGCACGCGCGGCACGGGCACGTGCAGGAGGTGATCGTGCAGAACTTCCGCGCGAAGCCGCGGACGGCGGCGCAGTCCGCGCCCGACGCGGGCCTGCGCGAATACGTCGCGGCCGTCGCCGTCGCCCGTCTGGTGCTCGGACCACGCATGCGCGTGCAGGTGCCGCCGAACCTGTCGGATCCGACCGAGTTCGCGCTGCTGGTGCGGGCGGGCGCGGACGACTGGGGCGGGGTCTCGCCCGTCACCGCCGACCACGTCAACCCCGAGCGGCCCTGGCCGCACCTGGACGACCTGGCCCGCCGCACCGCCGAGCTCGGCTTCACGCTGCGCGAGCGGCTCACCGCCCACCCGGAGTACATCCACCGCGCCGACGAGTGGCTCGACCCCGCCATGCACGGGCCGGTCGCGGCGCTGGCCGACCCGGTTTCGGGGCTCGCGGCGGTCGCTTCTGCGGAGCCCGGCGTGCACAACGTCGGCAATCCCGGCGACAACGCGGCTGATGGTCCGGTTTCGGCGCCGTCCGGCCCGGATCGGCGACGTTCTGCACGCGCGGGCCGCGCGCACAACATCGGCGCTAACGTCGGCGCCGCGGGCGCCGCGGGCGCGGCGGCGGGGGCCGGGGTGCACAACACCGGCGCTACCGGCGGCGCGGGTTCGGGCGCGGCGGCCCGGGCCGGCGTGCACAACGTCGGCGATCCCCTCGACAACGCGGCTGGGGGTCCGGTTTCGGGGCCGTCCGGCCCGGATCGGCGACGTTCTGCACGCGCGAGCGCCGGCACCGCCACCATCGCCCGCCTCGCCGAGGAAGCGGCCGGCGACCCGCTGAGCCTCGGCGACGACGATTGGGAGCGGCTGCTGCTGGCCACGGGCGCCGACCTCGAGTCCGTCGTCGCGACGGCCGACGACGTTCGGCGGTACACCGTGGGCGAGGCGGTGAGCCTGGTGGTCAACCGCAACCTCACCTCCAGCGGCTTCCGCTCCCGCGGCGCGGCGGCACCCGGCGAGTTCGACCTCGCCGACGTCGCGGCGATCGCACGCGACGCGGCCGACCTCGGCGCGACGGAACTGTGCGTGCAGGGCCTGCTGCCGGCGACCGAGGACGCAGCCGCCTACCTCGACATCGCCCGCGCCGTGAAGGCGGCCGCCCCCGGGATCCACCTGCACGCCTACCGCCCGCAGGATGTGTGGGACCTCGCCGACCGCGGCGGCCTGGGCCTCGACGACGCCCTGGCGGCGCTGCGCGACGCCGGTGTCGACACGGTTCCCGGCACCGGTGTGAAGGTCGCCGCCGAGCGGGTGCGCGCCGCCCTCTTCCCCACCGACCTTGAGGTCGACCGCTGGATCGAGGGCATCTCGGCCGCGCATCGCCACGGCTTCCGCTCCACGAGCGTGCTGTTCTACGGGCACGTCGAGACCGCCGCCGAGCGCGTCGCTCACCTGCGACTCCTCCGCCGCCTGCAGGATGCCGCGACCGCCGCCCGCGCCGGAGGCGGCTTCACCGAGTTCGTTCCCATTCCGCTGCCCGGAACCGCCGGCGGCGTGCCGCTCGTGCCCGGGCGTACGCCCATCGACGAGCACCGCGCCATGGTCGCGGTGGCGCGGCTGGCGCTCAACGGATCGATCCCGCACATCCAGGTGCCGTGGCCTCGGCTCGGGCGGGAAGCCGTCGCCGTGCTCTTGCGCGCCGGCGCCGACGACCTGGGCGGGACGCTGCTCGACGGTCGCGTGCGCCCGGACACCGGCATCGAGCACGGGCAGGAGCTGCCGGCATCCGAGGCGGCACGCATGGCCGCGCGGCTGATGCGGCCGTTCCGGCTGCGCACCACCGACTACGGCACCCCGATGCCCACCGCGACGCCCGCCACCGCCGCCCCGCCCACACCGGCGAGCACCCCGTGA
- a CDS encoding flavin-containing monooxygenase, which translates to MTEHVEVAVVGAGFAGLGMAIALRRAGRESFVILERAASVGGTWRDNTYPGVACDVPSHLYGFATHPNPDWSGLYATGAEIRRYLERVAAAEHLGERLRLRTPLLSARWDATTARWTLDTGSGPLTADALVLACGRLTEPSIPEIPGLEQFAGPIFHSARWDHGADLAGAHVAVVGTGASAVQLVPRLADVAGHVTLFQRTPAWIVPRGERRYDDTERERFAAHPEELAALRAALYVEGEARYASRSGDAAASAAAREAALTHLAAQVADPALRAALTPDYAFGCKRVLLSDEFYPAVASPAVTLEPSALTAVDGGELVAASGARHRVDALVLATGFVSQRQPYADLVTGEHGQTLAEHWATGMTSFASTVVAGFPNLFVLDGPNASLGHNSAVLMLEEQAAYTVRALARRGAFPNGVLRVHPDAEADYTAEIARAARTTPWLTGGCHNWYVDRGRLTLLWPGTVDAFRARLARADGSEFTTTPARTGGDDRRST; encoded by the coding sequence GTGACCGAACACGTCGAGGTCGCCGTCGTCGGCGCGGGCTTCGCCGGCCTCGGCATGGCGATCGCGCTCCGCCGCGCGGGCCGCGAATCGTTCGTGATCCTCGAGCGGGCGGCATCCGTCGGCGGCACGTGGCGCGACAACACCTACCCCGGCGTCGCCTGCGACGTGCCCTCGCACCTCTACGGCTTCGCCACCCACCCCAATCCGGACTGGTCGGGGCTCTACGCGACCGGCGCCGAGATCCGCAGATACCTCGAACGGGTCGCCGCGGCCGAACACCTCGGCGAGCGCCTGCGCCTGCGCACGCCGCTGCTGTCGGCGCGGTGGGATGCCACGACCGCGCGCTGGACGCTCGACACCGGATCCGGCCCGCTCACCGCCGACGCCCTCGTGCTGGCCTGCGGCCGGCTCACCGAGCCGTCGATCCCCGAGATCCCGGGGCTCGAGCAGTTCGCCGGGCCCATCTTCCACTCCGCGCGCTGGGATCACGGCGCCGACCTCGCGGGCGCGCACGTCGCCGTCGTCGGCACGGGAGCCAGTGCGGTGCAGCTGGTGCCGCGGCTGGCCGACGTCGCCGGGCACGTGACGCTGTTCCAGCGCACCCCCGCCTGGATCGTGCCGCGCGGCGAGCGCCGGTATGACGACACCGAGCGGGAGCGCTTCGCCGCCCACCCCGAGGAGCTCGCCGCGCTCCGCGCCGCCCTGTACGTCGAGGGCGAGGCCCGGTACGCCTCGCGGTCGGGCGACGCCGCGGCATCCGCAGCCGCACGTGAGGCCGCGCTCACACACCTGGCGGCGCAGGTCGCCGACCCGGCGCTGCGCGCAGCCCTCACCCCCGACTACGCGTTCGGGTGCAAGCGCGTGCTGCTCTCGGACGAGTTCTACCCCGCCGTCGCCTCCCCCGCGGTCACCCTCGAGCCCTCGGCCCTGACCGCGGTCGACGGCGGCGAGCTGGTCGCGGCATCCGGCGCCCGCCACCGCGTCGACGCCCTCGTGCTCGCCACCGGGTTCGTTTCACAGCGCCAGCCCTACGCCGACCTCGTCACCGGCGAGCACGGCCAGACCCTCGCCGAGCACTGGGCCACGGGCATGACGTCCTTCGCGTCGACGGTCGTCGCCGGGTTCCCGAACCTCTTCGTGCTCGACGGCCCGAACGCCTCGCTCGGGCACAACTCCGCGGTGCTCATGCTCGAGGAACAGGCCGCGTACACCGTACGCGCCCTCGCGCGCCGCGGCGCCTTCCCGAACGGCGTGCTGCGCGTGCACCCGGATGCCGAGGCCGACTACACCGCCGAGATCGCCCGCGCCGCCCGAACGACCCCCTGGCTGACCGGCGGATGCCACAACTGGTACGTCGACCGTGGCAGGCTGACGCTGCTGTGGCCGGGCACCGTCGACGCGTTCCGCGCGCGGCTCGCCCGCGCCGACGGGTCCGAATTCACGACCACCCCCGCCCGCACCGGCGGGGACGACAGGAGATCCACATGA
- the fgd gene encoding glucose-6-phosphate dehydrogenase (coenzyme-F420), whose product MTLPLRLGYKASAEQFGPSQLADFAVLAEEVGFDSVFISDHFQPWMHEGGHAPAALPWLGAVGARTSRVLLGTSVLTPTFRYHPAVVAQAFATLGVMFPGRMILGVGTGEALNEVTLGLDWPDPPERFQRMKEAITLIRELWTNDRVTFEGNFWSVKDATVYDRPDQPVPIYIGASGPAATRLAGRMADGWITTSGKDPALYTDKLLPALEEGLEKGGRSADDVDTLIEVKVSFAETRQEALEKTRFWAPLALSPEEKTGIHDPIEMQRRADELPIERAASRFIVSTDPDEHVEQIARYVDLGFRHLVFHDPGHDQETFLRTYGTEILPRLRARFGQ is encoded by the coding sequence ATGACCCTTCCGCTCCGCCTCGGGTACAAGGCGTCGGCCGAGCAGTTCGGCCCGTCGCAGCTCGCCGACTTCGCCGTACTGGCCGAGGAGGTCGGCTTCGACTCGGTGTTCATCTCCGACCACTTCCAGCCCTGGATGCACGAAGGCGGCCACGCCCCCGCTGCCCTGCCGTGGCTCGGCGCGGTAGGCGCTCGCACCTCGCGGGTGCTGCTGGGGACCTCGGTGCTGACGCCCACCTTCCGCTACCACCCGGCCGTCGTCGCGCAGGCGTTCGCCACACTCGGGGTGATGTTCCCGGGGCGCATGATCCTCGGAGTCGGCACCGGCGAGGCGTTGAACGAGGTCACTCTCGGACTGGACTGGCCCGACCCGCCCGAGCGCTTCCAGCGCATGAAGGAGGCCATCACGCTCATCCGCGAGCTGTGGACGAACGACCGGGTGACGTTCGAGGGCAACTTCTGGAGTGTGAAGGATGCCACCGTCTACGACCGTCCCGACCAGCCGGTGCCGATCTACATCGGGGCCTCGGGACCGGCCGCGACCCGCCTGGCGGGGCGCATGGCCGACGGCTGGATCACCACGAGCGGCAAAGACCCCGCGCTGTACACCGACAAGCTGCTGCCGGCGCTGGAGGAGGGCCTCGAGAAGGGCGGCCGCTCCGCCGACGACGTCGACACGCTCATCGAGGTGAAGGTGTCGTTCGCCGAGACCCGGCAGGAGGCGCTGGAGAAGACCCGCTTCTGGGCGCCGCTCGCGCTGTCGCCGGAAGAGAAGACCGGCATCCACGACCCCATCGAGATGCAGCGGCGGGCCGACGAGCTGCCGATCGAGCGTGCGGCGTCACGGTTCATCGTCTCCACCGATCCGGACGAGCACGTCGAGCAGATCGCCCGGTACGTCGACCTCGGCTTCCGTCACCTGGTGTTCCACGACCCCGGTCACGACCAGGAGACGTTCCTGCGCACCTACGGCACCGAGATCCTGCCGCGCCTGCGGGCCCGGTTCGGTCAGTGA
- the cofC gene encoding 2-phospho-L-lactate guanylyltransferase: MTIGSPGKRVGMADEGGRDGGWVVVIPVKPPVEGKSRLAAPGLDRVALARAIARDTIDAAAQAPGVARVVVVTADPDLAATVPSAPAAAPVSVVADPGEGLNSAIAAGAAGADGHPRAALLGDLPALQPADLGQALRQAARRPTAVMPDAEGTGSTLLTAAAGVPWRSSFGADSFARHRAQGAEPLDAPAASGLRRDIDTAGQLQQVSELGLGPRTTALLRAAGAGGTAPAPTARLRLREMRPDDLDDMATLLGDPDVMRYYPAPRTREQAAEWIARSMLRYRNDALGLWIVEDAEGRFVGDCGLTWQPLGARLVLEVGYHVTPPLQGRGYAAEAAAACRDHARSLGFSELRALVHPDNAASTRVAQKTGMHRDAAESESAGITVMRMAL; this comes from the coding sequence GTGACGATCGGTTCGCCGGGCAAGCGCGTCGGGATGGCGGACGAGGGCGGGCGCGACGGCGGCTGGGTCGTCGTGATCCCGGTCAAGCCGCCGGTCGAGGGCAAGTCGCGTCTCGCCGCGCCGGGCCTCGACCGCGTGGCCCTCGCCCGCGCGATCGCGCGGGACACGATCGACGCCGCCGCGCAGGCTCCCGGCGTCGCGCGGGTCGTGGTGGTCACCGCCGACCCGGATCTGGCGGCGACAGTACCCTCGGCGCCCGCTGCCGCGCCGGTCTCGGTCGTCGCCGACCCGGGCGAGGGACTGAACTCGGCCATCGCGGCCGGCGCGGCCGGAGCTGACGGCCACCCGCGGGCCGCGCTGCTGGGCGACCTGCCGGCGCTGCAACCGGCCGACCTCGGCCAGGCGCTGCGTCAGGCCGCGCGACGGCCCACCGCCGTCATGCCGGATGCCGAAGGCACCGGGTCGACCCTCCTCACCGCCGCGGCGGGCGTGCCGTGGCGCTCGTCGTTCGGCGCGGACTCGTTCGCCCGTCACCGCGCGCAGGGCGCGGAGCCGCTGGACGCTCCCGCGGCATCCGGGCTGCGCCGCGACATCGACACCGCCGGGCAGCTGCAGCAGGTGTCCGAGCTCGGCCTCGGGCCGCGCACGACGGCGCTGCTGCGCGCGGCGGGCGCCGGCGGCACGGCTCCGGCGCCGACAGCGCGGCTGCGGCTTCGCGAGATGCGCCCGGACGACCTCGACGACATGGCGACGCTCCTGGGCGACCCCGACGTGATGCGGTACTACCCCGCGCCGCGCACCCGCGAGCAGGCGGCGGAGTGGATCGCCCGCAGCATGCTCCGCTACCGCAACGACGCACTGGGGCTGTGGATCGTCGAGGATGCCGAGGGCCGCTTCGTCGGCGACTGCGGACTGACCTGGCAGCCCCTGGGCGCCCGGCTGGTGCTGGAGGTCGGCTACCACGTGACCCCGCCGCTGCAGGGCCGCGGCTACGCCGCCGAGGCGGCCGCCGCCTGCCGCGACCATGCCCGGTCGCTCGGTTTCTCCGAGTTGCGCGCCCTCGTGCATCCGGACAACGCTGCGTCGACGCGCGTGGCGCAGAAGACCGGCATGCACCGGGATGCCGCTGAATCGGAGTCCGCCGGCATCACCGTCATGCGCATGGCGCTGTAG
- the cofD gene encoding 2-phospho-L-lactate transferase produces the protein MTSSPRVVVLAGGVGGSKFTLGVREALARRGAPQATVVVNTGDDLWLSGVRLQPDVDSILYALAGVNDTERGWGRAGDTERVNHELQQWDAGWPWFTLGDLDLGTHLARTGWLREGLTPTQVAERLSRRWPLGVRLLPMTDAEVDTRVLVEGGDVMHFQEWWTRHRARLVPRAFENAGMDAARPAPGVIEAIAEADVVLVAPSNPVVSIGPILAVPGVREALAATSARVVGVSPIIGGAVVRGMADVCLAAIGVETSASAVARHYGARRAGGLLDAWLLAEEDTGLAPDVAALGMTAAVAPLWMRDVAASAHIADAALAAAIR, from the coding sequence GTGACATCCTCTCCTCGTGTCGTCGTGCTCGCCGGCGGGGTCGGCGGCTCGAAGTTCACCCTCGGCGTGCGGGAGGCGCTCGCCCGTCGCGGCGCCCCGCAGGCGACGGTCGTCGTCAACACCGGGGACGATCTGTGGCTCTCGGGCGTGCGGCTGCAGCCCGACGTCGACTCGATCCTCTACGCCCTGGCAGGGGTCAACGACACCGAGCGGGGATGGGGCCGCGCCGGCGACACCGAGCGCGTGAACCACGAGCTGCAGCAGTGGGATGCCGGCTGGCCCTGGTTCACCCTCGGCGACCTCGACCTCGGCACCCACCTCGCACGCACCGGCTGGCTGCGGGAGGGCCTCACCCCGACCCAGGTGGCCGAGCGACTGTCCCGCCGGTGGCCGCTGGGGGTGCGCCTGCTCCCCATGACCGACGCCGAGGTCGACACCCGCGTGCTGGTGGAAGGCGGGGACGTGATGCATTTCCAGGAGTGGTGGACCCGCCACCGCGCGCGCCTGGTGCCTCGGGCCTTCGAGAACGCCGGGATGGATGCCGCGCGCCCCGCGCCCGGTGTCATCGAAGCGATCGCCGAGGCGGACGTCGTGCTCGTGGCGCCGTCGAACCCTGTCGTCTCGATCGGCCCGATCCTCGCGGTGCCGGGAGTGCGCGAGGCTCTCGCCGCGACGTCGGCGCGCGTGGTGGGCGTCTCGCCGATCATCGGCGGGGCGGTCGTGCGCGGCATGGCCGACGTCTGCCTGGCGGCCATCGGCGTCGAGACGTCGGCCTCCGCCGTCGCGAGGCACTACGGCGCCCGCCGCGCGGGGGGCCTCCTCGACGCGTGGCTGCTCGCCGAGGAGGACACCGGTCTCGCCCCCGACGTCGCCGCCCTCGGGATGACCGCGGCGGTCGCGCCACTGTGGATGCGGGATGTCGCGGCATCCGCCCACATCGCCGACGCCGCGCTCGCCGCCGCCATCCGCTGA
- the hemL gene encoding glutamate-1-semialdehyde 2,1-aminomutase, producing the protein MTDRNDELFAHAREVIPGGVNSPVRAYGSVGGTPRFVSSARGAYITDAAGREYVDLVASWGPALLGHAHPEVVAAVQQAASRGLSFGAPTGAEVELADMIAARVSAGGRRPVERVRLVSTGTEATMTAIRLARGYTGRDLLIKFAGHYHGHSDGLLADAGSGVATLALPGSAGVPAPIAAQTLVLPYNDVAAVEEAFAVHGDKIAAIIVEAAAANMGVVPPLPGFNAALADIAHRNGALLILDEVLTGFRVHPAGYWGLQQEAGEEYTPDLFTFGKVVGGGMPLAALGGRADVMEMLAPVGPVYQAGTLSGNPLSVAAGIATLQLATPEVYARVDAAASVVADALDAALTAEGVVHAVARAGSLFGLAMLPEAPRSYAEALEQQAARYTPFFHAMLDAGVSLPPSVYEAWFLTAAHDDAALARIVEALPGAARAAAGAAA; encoded by the coding sequence ATGACTGACCGCAACGACGAACTGTTCGCACACGCGCGCGAGGTGATCCCCGGGGGCGTGAACTCCCCGGTGCGCGCCTACGGCTCGGTCGGCGGGACACCGCGCTTCGTGTCGTCGGCACGCGGCGCGTACATCACCGACGCCGCCGGCCGCGAGTACGTCGACCTGGTCGCGTCGTGGGGGCCCGCCCTCCTCGGCCACGCGCACCCCGAGGTCGTGGCGGCCGTGCAGCAGGCGGCATCCCGGGGGCTCTCCTTCGGCGCTCCCACCGGCGCCGAGGTGGAGCTGGCGGACATGATCGCCGCACGGGTCTCGGCCGGCGGGCGTCGCCCCGTCGAGCGCGTGCGGCTGGTGTCGACCGGCACCGAGGCGACGATGACGGCCATCCGGCTGGCGCGCGGCTACACCGGACGGGACCTGCTCATCAAGTTCGCCGGGCACTATCACGGGCACTCCGATGGGCTGCTCGCCGACGCCGGCTCCGGGGTCGCCACGCTCGCGCTGCCCGGATCTGCCGGGGTGCCGGCGCCCATCGCGGCGCAGACGCTCGTGCTGCCGTACAACGACGTCGCCGCCGTCGAAGAGGCCTTCGCCGTGCACGGCGACAAGATCGCCGCGATCATCGTGGAGGCCGCCGCCGCGAACATGGGCGTCGTCCCGCCGCTGCCGGGGTTCAACGCCGCGCTGGCCGACATCGCGCACCGCAACGGCGCCCTGCTCATCCTCGACGAGGTGCTCACGGGGTTCCGCGTGCACCCGGCCGGATACTGGGGTCTGCAGCAGGAGGCCGGCGAGGAGTACACCCCCGACCTCTTCACCTTCGGCAAGGTGGTCGGCGGCGGCATGCCGCTCGCCGCGCTCGGTGGCCGCGCTGACGTGATGGAGATGCTCGCCCCCGTGGGGCCGGTGTACCAGGCGGGGACGCTCTCGGGCAATCCGCTCTCGGTCGCCGCGGGCATCGCGACGCTGCAGCTGGCAACCCCCGAGGTCTACGCGCGGGTGGATGCCGCGGCATCCGTCGTCGCCGACGCGCTCGACGCGGCGCTGACCGCCGAAGGCGTGGTGCACGCGGTGGCGCGGGCCGGGTCGCTCTTCGGCCTGGCGATGCTTCCCGAAGCGCCGCGTTCGTACGCCGAGGCGCTGGAGCAGCAGGCGGCCCGGTACACACCGTTCTTCCACGCGATGCTCGACGCCGGGGTATCGCTTCCCCCCAGCGTCTACGAGGCCTGGTTCCTCACCGCAGCGCACGACGACGCCGCGCTCGCGCGGATCGTGGAGGCGCTCCCCGGCGCGGCGCGCGCCGCCGCCGGCGCGGCCGCGTAG
- the hemB gene encoding porphobilinogen synthase — translation MSFPAHRPRRLRQSPAVRRLVRETHVVPAQLVLPTFVREGLTEPVAIGSMPGVVQHSLDSLRRAAAEAATAGVGGIMLFGVPAVRDAVGSGADDPRGILNVATEALVAEVGDALVVQTDLCLDEFTDHGHCGVLRADGVVDNDATLERYAAMALAQARAGSQLLGLSGMMDGQVAYIRAALEAEGFTDTLILAYAAKYAGAFYGPFREAVDSQLQGDRRTYQLDPGNGREGVREAVTDVDEGADIVMVKPAMPYLDVLAAVRAAVDVPVWAYQVSGEYAMVEAAAANGWIDRRGAITESLTAIRRAGADAILTYWAVEAAGWLRDGL, via the coding sequence GTGAGCTTCCCCGCCCACCGCCCACGTCGGCTCCGCCAGTCGCCGGCGGTCCGTCGACTCGTGCGTGAGACGCACGTGGTGCCCGCCCAGCTCGTCCTTCCTACGTTCGTCAGGGAAGGGCTGACCGAGCCCGTCGCCATCGGCTCGATGCCGGGCGTCGTGCAGCACTCGCTCGACTCCCTGCGGCGCGCCGCAGCCGAGGCCGCCACGGCCGGGGTCGGCGGCATCATGCTCTTCGGCGTGCCGGCCGTGCGCGACGCCGTCGGCTCCGGAGCAGATGACCCCCGCGGCATCCTGAACGTCGCCACCGAGGCGCTGGTCGCCGAGGTCGGCGATGCGCTGGTCGTCCAGACAGACCTGTGCCTGGACGAGTTCACCGACCACGGCCACTGCGGCGTGCTGCGCGCCGACGGGGTCGTCGACAACGACGCCACCCTCGAGCGCTACGCCGCCATGGCGCTCGCCCAGGCGCGCGCGGGCTCGCAGCTGCTGGGCCTGTCGGGGATGATGGACGGCCAGGTCGCGTACATCCGCGCGGCGCTGGAGGCCGAGGGCTTCACCGACACGCTGATCCTGGCGTACGCCGCCAAGTACGCCGGTGCCTTCTACGGACCCTTCCGCGAGGCGGTCGACTCGCAGCTGCAGGGCGACCGCCGCACCTACCAGCTCGACCCCGGCAATGGCCGCGAGGGCGTGCGCGAAGCGGTCACCGACGTCGATGAGGGAGCCGACATCGTCATGGTCAAGCCGGCCATGCCCTACCTCGACGTGCTGGCCGCCGTGCGCGCCGCCGTCGATGTGCCGGTGTGGGCGTACCAGGTGTCGGGCGAGTACGCGATGGTCGAGGCCGCCGCGGCCAACGGGTGGATCGACCGCCGGGGAGCGATCACCGAGTCGCTCACGGCGATCCGCCGCGCCGGGGCGGACGCCATCCTGACCTATTGGGCCGTCGAGGCGGCCGGCTGGCTGCGCGACGGTCTGTGA